The Pseudomonas iranensis genome includes a window with the following:
- the rplK gene encoding 50S ribosomal protein L11 yields the protein MAKKITAYIKLQVKAAQANPSPPVGPALGQHGVNIMEFCKAFNARTQGLEPGLPTPVIITVYSDRSFTFETKSTPASVLLKKAAGLTSGSARPNTVKVGTVTRAQLEEIAKTKNADLTAADMDAAVRTIAGSARSMGLNVEGV from the coding sequence ATGGCCAAGAAGATTACCGCTTACATCAAGCTGCAAGTGAAGGCCGCTCAGGCTAACCCAAGTCCACCGGTTGGTCCTGCTCTGGGTCAGCACGGCGTGAACATCATGGAATTCTGCAAGGCTTTCAACGCCCGTACTCAGGGTCTTGAGCCAGGTCTGCCGACTCCAGTGATCATCACTGTCTACAGCGACCGTAGCTTCACTTTCGAAACCAAATCCACCCCTGCTTCGGTTCTGCTGAAGAAGGCGGCCGGTCTGACCAGCGGTTCCGCTCGTCCGAACACCGTTAAGGTTGGCACCGTTACCCGTGCTCAGCTGGAAGAGATCGCGAAAACCAAAAACGCGGATCTGACTGCAGCTGATATGGATGCAGCCGTGCGTACTATCGCCGGTTCTGCTCGTAGCATGGGCCTTAACGTGGAGGGTGTGTAA
- the nusG gene encoding transcription termination/antitermination protein NusG codes for MAKRWYVVHAYSGYEKHVMRSLIERVKLAGMEDGFGEILVPTEEVVEMRNGQKRKSERKFFPGYVLVQMDMNEGTWHLVKDTPRVMGFIGGTADKPAPITDKEAEAILRRVADGSDKPKPKTLFEPGETVRVNDGPFADFNGVVEEVNYEKSRIQVAVLIFGRSTPVELEFSQVEKV; via the coding sequence GTGGCTAAGCGTTGGTATGTTGTGCATGCTTACTCGGGTTACGAGAAGCATGTGATGCGCTCGCTGATCGAGCGCGTAAAGCTGGCTGGCATGGAAGATGGCTTCGGCGAGATTCTGGTTCCCACTGAAGAAGTGGTAGAGATGCGTAACGGCCAGAAGCGCAAAAGCGAACGGAAGTTCTTCCCAGGCTATGTGCTGGTCCAGATGGATATGAACGAGGGTACTTGGCACTTGGTCAAGGATACTCCTCGGGTGATGGGGTTCATCGGCGGTACCGCTGACAAGCCTGCACCGATCACCGATAAAGAGGCAGAAGCGATTCTGCGTCGCGTTGCTGATGGTAGCGACAAGCCGAAGCCGAAGACGTTGTTCGAGCCAGGCGAGACGGTACGTGTCAATGACGGTCCATTCGCTGATTTCAATGGCGTTGTGGAAGAAGTTAACTACGAAAAGAGCCGGATCCAAGTGGCAGTGCTCATTTTCGGTCGCTCTACTCCGGTGGAGCTCGAGTTCAGTCAGGTCGAGAAGGTCTAA
- the secE gene encoding preprotein translocase subunit SecE has protein sequence MTPKAEAQGSRFDLLKWLVVVALVVVGVVGNQYYAASPILYRVLALLAIAAVAAFVGLQTAKGKSFFVLVKEARTEIRKVVWPTRQETTQTTLIVVAVVLVMALLLWGLDSLLGWLVSLIVG, from the coding sequence ATGACTCCTAAAGCTGAAGCTCAAGGCTCTCGCTTCGATCTGCTCAAGTGGCTTGTAGTAGTTGCTTTGGTAGTTGTTGGCGTTGTTGGCAATCAGTATTACGCTGCGTCGCCGATCCTGTACCGTGTACTCGCTTTGCTTGCCATTGCTGCTGTAGCTGCCTTTGTAGGCCTGCAGACCGCGAAGGGCAAGTCTTTCTTTGTACTGGTTAAGGAAGCTCGCACCGAGATTCGTAAAGTCGTGTGGCCAACTCGCCAAGAAACCACGCAGACCACGCTGATTGTCGTGGCTGTTGTTCTGGTTATGGCGTTGCTGTTGTGGGGTCTTGATTCCCTGCTCGGCTGGCTTGTTTCCTTGATTGTCGGCTAA
- the tuf gene encoding elongation factor Tu has translation MAKEKFDRSLPHVNVGTIGHVDHGKTTLTAALTRVCSEVFGSAVVEFDKIDSAPEEKARGITINTAHVEYNSTIRHYAHVDCPGHADYVKNMITGAAQMDGAILVCSAADGPMPQTREHILLSRQVGVPYIVVFLNKADLVDDAELLELVEMEVRDLLSTYDFPGDDTPIIIGSARMALEGKDDNEMGTTAVRKLVETLDTYIPEPVRMIDKPFLMPIEDVFSISGRGTVVTGRIERGIVRVQDALEIVGLRDTTTTTCTGVEMFRKLLDEGRAGENCGVLLRGTKRDDVERGQVLVKPGSVKPHTKFTAEVYVLSKEEGGRHTPFFKGYRPQFYFRTTDVTGNCELPEGVEMVMPGDNIQMTVTLIKTIAMEDGLRFAIREGGRTVGAGVVAKIIE, from the coding sequence ATGGCTAAGGAAAAATTTGATCGTTCCCTGCCCCACGTCAACGTTGGGACCATTGGTCACGTTGACCACGGTAAAACCACTCTGACTGCCGCTCTGACTCGCGTCTGCTCCGAAGTTTTCGGTTCGGCCGTCGTTGAATTCGACAAGATCGACAGCGCACCAGAAGAAAAAGCTCGCGGTATCACCATCAACACCGCTCACGTTGAGTACAATTCGACTATTCGTCACTACGCTCACGTTGACTGCCCAGGTCACGCTGACTATGTGAAGAACATGATCACCGGTGCTGCCCAGATGGACGGCGCGATCCTGGTTTGCTCGGCCGCTGATGGTCCGATGCCACAAACCCGTGAGCACATCCTGCTGTCCCGTCAGGTAGGCGTTCCGTACATCGTGGTTTTCCTGAACAAGGCTGACCTGGTAGACGACGCTGAGCTGCTGGAACTGGTTGAGATGGAAGTTCGTGACTTGCTGTCGACCTACGACTTCCCAGGCGACGACACTCCGATCATCATCGGTTCGGCTCGTATGGCGCTGGAAGGCAAAGACGACAACGAAATGGGTACCACTGCCGTTCGTAAACTGGTTGAAACTCTGGATACCTACATCCCAGAACCAGTTCGTATGATCGACAAGCCATTCCTGATGCCAATCGAAGACGTGTTCTCGATCTCGGGTCGCGGTACTGTTGTGACTGGTCGTATCGAGCGCGGTATCGTTCGCGTTCAGGATGCTCTGGAAATCGTTGGTCTGCGTGACACCACCACCACCACCTGCACCGGTGTTGAGATGTTCCGCAAGCTGCTCGACGAAGGTCGTGCTGGCGAGAACTGCGGCGTTCTGCTGCGTGGTACCAAGCGTGACGACGTTGAGCGTGGCCAGGTTCTGGTCAAGCCAGGTTCGGTCAAGCCGCACACCAAGTTCACCGCAGAAGTTTACGTTCTGAGCAAGGAGGAAGGCGGTCGTCACACTCCGTTCTTCAAAGGCTACCGTCCACAGTTCTACTTCCGTACTACTGACGTGACTGGTAACTGCGAGCTGCCAGAAGGCGTTGAAATGGTAATGCCAGGTGACAACATTCAGATGACTGTTACCCTGATCAAAACCATCGCGATGGAAGATGGTCTGCGTTTCGCTATCCGTGAAGGCGGTCGTACCGTCGGTGCTGGCGTCGTAGCCAAAATCATCGAATAA
- a CDS encoding pantothenate kinase — translation MILELDCGNSFIKWRVLDASASELVSEGVVDSNQALLGSLRIIKSLSLRKCRLVSVRTSEETSALTEMLEREFSIPIVCAKPAREMSGVRNGYEDYERLGLDRWLAVLGGFHLAAGYACLVLDFGTAVTADFVAADGEHLGGFICPGMPLMRNQLRTHTRKIRYGDEAAERALSSHVPGRTTVEAVERGCSLMLRGFVLTQLELARAYWGENFMVFITGGDAELVDGVVPEARVVPDLVFVGLAMACPLS, via the coding sequence ATGATTCTTGAGCTTGACTGCGGCAATAGCTTTATAAAATGGCGCGTGCTGGATGCGTCGGCGAGCGAGCTGGTCTCGGAAGGAGTTGTAGATTCCAATCAGGCTTTGCTTGGGAGCCTACGCATCATAAAGTCACTCTCGCTGCGCAAGTGTCGTTTGGTAAGCGTCAGGACCAGCGAGGAAACCAGCGCTTTAACCGAAATGCTTGAGCGCGAGTTCAGTATTCCTATCGTGTGTGCGAAGCCCGCTCGCGAGATGTCCGGTGTTCGAAACGGTTATGAAGACTATGAGCGCTTAGGGCTTGATCGGTGGCTGGCGGTGCTTGGTGGATTTCACCTGGCAGCCGGCTACGCTTGCCTGGTTCTGGACTTCGGTACAGCAGTCACTGCTGATTTTGTTGCGGCTGACGGTGAGCATCTTGGTGGGTTCATTTGTCCTGGCATGCCTTTGATGCGAAACCAGCTGCGCACCCATACGCGTAAAATTCGCTATGGTGATGAGGCGGCGGAGCGGGCCCTATCCAGCCATGTGCCGGGACGGACCACCGTTGAAGCGGTGGAGCGCGGTTGTTCTCTGATGCTGAGGGGCTTCGTACTCACTCAATTAGAGCTGGCTCGAGCATATTGGGGCGAAAACTTCATGGTCTTCATTACAGGAGGGGATGCCGAGTTGGTGGATGGCGTCGTGCCTGAGGCCAGGGTTGTGCCCGACCTGGTGTTTGTCGGCCTGGCCATGGCGTGTCCTTTGTCTTGA
- the birA gene encoding bifunctional biotin--[acetyl-CoA-carboxylase] ligase/biotin operon repressor BirA has protein sequence MLTLLNLLKDGRFHSGQDLGVALGISRSAVWKQLQQLEAELGLSIHKVRGRGYQLSTPLTLLDPLEITRKMPQWPVRVFDSVDSTNAEALRSISDGAAAPFLVLAERQLAGRGRRGRKWVSPFAENLYYSLVLRIEGGMRQLEGLSLVVGLAVMQALRNTGVPNAGLKWPNDVLVGNKKIAGILLELVGDPADVCHVVLGIGINVNMQVADEVDQQWTSIKLESGKACDRNALVVELSNQLKTYIHKHQLNGFASLQAEWAENHLWQGRSVSLIAGNSRIDGVVLGIDNQGGLRLIVDGVEKAFSGGELSLRLRDDS, from the coding sequence ATGCTGACGTTGTTGAATCTACTGAAGGATGGACGATTCCATTCCGGACAGGACTTGGGCGTTGCCCTGGGAATAAGCCGAAGTGCTGTATGGAAGCAGCTACAACAGCTTGAAGCTGAACTTGGCCTGTCGATCCATAAAGTTCGCGGTCGCGGATATCAATTGTCGACGCCTCTGACGCTCCTTGATCCTCTGGAAATAACCAGGAAGATGCCTCAATGGCCGGTGCGTGTGTTCGACTCTGTTGACTCGACAAATGCCGAAGCTCTGCGCTCCATCAGTGACGGCGCCGCCGCGCCGTTTTTGGTGCTCGCGGAGAGACAATTGGCAGGCCGTGGTCGTCGAGGTCGTAAGTGGGTAAGCCCATTTGCAGAAAATCTTTATTACAGCCTTGTACTCCGCATCGAAGGCGGCATGCGTCAGCTTGAGGGATTGAGCCTTGTTGTTGGCTTGGCGGTGATGCAGGCCTTGCGAAACACCGGTGTGCCCAATGCCGGTTTGAAGTGGCCCAATGATGTTTTGGTGGGTAACAAGAAAATAGCTGGCATTCTGCTCGAGCTCGTCGGCGATCCGGCGGATGTGTGTCATGTTGTATTGGGTATAGGAATCAACGTGAATATGCAGGTTGCCGATGAGGTCGACCAGCAATGGACTTCTATAAAACTGGAGTCAGGCAAAGCCTGCGATCGCAATGCTCTGGTGGTTGAATTGAGTAATCAACTCAAGACTTATATCCATAAACACCAGCTCAACGGGTTCGCAAGTCTGCAGGCAGAATGGGCGGAAAATCATCTGTGGCAGGGGCGCTCCGTGTCGTTGATCGCGGGTAACAGCCGTATCGATGGAGTAGTGCTCGGGATTGATAACCAAGGCGGGTTGCGCTTGATTGTAGATGGTGTCGAAAAGGCTTTTAGTGGCGGAGAGCTCAGCCTGAGGTTGCGTGATGATTCTTGA